The following are from one region of the Nicotiana tomentosiformis chromosome 7, ASM39032v3, whole genome shotgun sequence genome:
- the LOC138895272 gene encoding uncharacterized protein, which translates to MPNDDSTSALPTTRFTTSRSVFHEDDYTHPCHPFYVHPSDVLGSYLVSVSFDGTGYGSWRRTILVALSVRNKLDFINGYSVKPHDSSPLARHVEYSELAKDIWSELEERYGQTDVAKKKLAHISQGSLDIASYFNKIKRLWDEIDALSISRVGSCSNYGFKSDYQKDDDVQKHCLEYIVVSDEKQRHVSTSSQFLSTSASFNAGVSKQGFPSRVNFDTQRALTYKYCKKPCHTIDRCYKLHGYPSNFKFTKGPGSRKTAAHVEVNSPCPPTNVDSSVVPDSVKSSQSSNASMVPGLTQDQFSQLMMLLQQSHVSADSSSTPTLMASANFAGPFSEDASGF; encoded by the exons ATGCCGAATGATGATTCCACATCTGCATTACCAACAACTCGTTTTACTACTTCTCGTTCTGTTTTTCATGAGGATGATTATACGCATCCATGTCATCCTTTTTATGTGCATCCGTCTGATGTTTTAGGGTCTTACTTAGTTTCTGTTTCTTTTGATGGTACTGGGTATGGGAGTTGGAGACGAACCATCCTTGTGGCCTTGTCTGTTAGAAATAAACTGGATTTCATTAATGGATATTCAGTTAAGCCTCATGACAGTTCTCCTTTGGCGAGACA TGTTGAGTACTCTGAACTTGCCAAAGATATTTGGAGTGAGTTGGAGGAAAGATATGGTCAAACAGATGTTGCTAAGAAAAAACTTGCTCACATCTCACAAGGATCACTTGATATTGCTTCATATTTCAACAAAATCAAGCGATTGTGGGATGAAATTGATGCCTTGTCAATCAGTAGAGTCGGGTCCTGTAGCAATTATGGTTTCAAATCTGATTATCAGAAAGATGATGATGTTCAAAAG CATTGTCTAGAGTATATTGTTGTGTCAGATGAGAAGCAGAGGCATGTGTCTACCTCTTCTCAGTTTCTCTCTACATCTGCCTCTTTCAATGCTGGGGTGTCTAAGCAAGGTTTTCCTTCCAGAGTCAATTTTGATACTCAAAGAGCCCTAACATACAAATACTGTAAGAAACCATGTCACACCATTGACAGGTGCTACAAGCTACATGGGTATCCTTCAAATTTTAAGTTCACAAAAGGGCCTGGCAGTAGGAAAACTGCAGCTCATGTTGAAGTGAACTCTCCTTGCCCTCCTACTAATGTGGATTCTAGTGTGGTTCCTGATTCTGTCAAGTCATCTCAATCTAGTAATGCTTCAATGGTTCCTGGTTTAACACAAGATCAGTTCTCCCAGCTGATGATGTTACTACAACAGTCTCATGTATCTGCTGACTCCTCCTCTACTCCCACTCTGATGGCTTCTGCTAACTTTGCTG GCCCCTTCTCTGAAGATGCCTCTGGTTTTTGA
- the LOC104113859 gene encoding LOW QUALITY PROTEIN: uncharacterized protein (The sequence of the model RefSeq protein was modified relative to this genomic sequence to represent the inferred CDS: inserted 1 base in 1 codon; deleted 1 base in 1 codon; substituted 2 bases at 2 genomic stop codons), which produces MKKNKQERRRFSPAHTRTLSPPCLSVSGLQARTMGDSTSPFKKVXIQREDTTFGAYVIGKEDAPGVVTYNLQEWWGVGYEIKNHAQRIFQFDSGYKXLIPDLHRGKVGLDAEAQHLMECLDXETAFKDIQASVLSHAWYLFDCLN; this is translated from the exons ATGAAAAAGAACAAACAAGAACGACGTCGTTTCAGT CCTGCACATACTAGAACACTATCGCCTCCATGTTTGTCGGTTTCTGGCCTTCAAGCTAGGACTATGGGTGACTCTACTTCTCCATTCAAGAAAGTCTAGATTCAGAGAGAAGACACT ACATTTGGTGCTTATGTAATTGGAAAAGAGGATGCTCCAGGAGTAGTTACA TACAATTTACAGGAGTGGTGGGGTGTTGGTTATGAGATTAAAAACCATGCTCAGAGGATTTTTCAATTTGATTCTGGCTACA CACTTATTCCTGA TTTGCACCGGGGAAAAGTGGGGTTAGATGCAGAAGCACAACATTTGATGGAATGTCTTGATTGAGAAACAGCTTTCAAAGATATTCAGGCTTCTGTTTTGAGCCATGCATGGTACCTATTTGATTGCCTCAATTGA